The Verrucomicrobiia bacterium nucleotide sequence AATCGCGCCCTTGAACGTCTTCACCTTTGCCCATTTGCTATGACCAGCCATAAATAATTTTACAATTCCCCGCGCAAATTTTACGCGCTTGCTTCCACACTCACCGCCGTGCCGTAGCAGATCACTTCAGTGATGCCCTGTGCGATTTCCGTCGCGTCATAACGCACACCGATCACCGCATTCGCGCCGAGCTGCCCGGCATGCTCGAGCATCAGGTCAAAGGCATCCTCGCGCGCTCGTTCGCACAGCTCCGTATAGAGCGTGATGTTCCCGCCGAACAAACTTTGCAAACCCGCCCCAATATTTCCCACGATCGAACGCGACCGCACTATGATCCCGCGCACCACCCCGTATGAACGCGTCACGCGATAC carries:
- a CDS encoding YbjQ family protein; the encoded protein is MNKTHALTTTAFELPGYRVTRSYGVVRGIIVRSRSIVGNIGAGLQSLFGGNITLYTELCERAREDAFDLMLEHAGQLGANAVIGVRYDATEIAQGITEVICYGTAVSVEASA